The stretch of DNA CATCTTTAGAAGATGATATTCAGAAAACCAAAGACTTGCTTGATGCTCAGGATGGAGAAGTGTTATTGGTAGGGCATTCATATGGTGGTTCGGTAATATCTGGTGCCGGACATCATGATAAGGTGGTGGGACTGGTTTATATTGCTGCCTTTGCTCCGGACAAAGGTGAAAGTTTGGGAAGTATTTTTGCCCGACGTGAGCAGCCTCCCGGAGGAGCTAGTATTTATCCGGATAATAAAGGATTTCTGTGGATTAAATACGACGAGTATCACAAAAGCTTTTGCCAGGATTTGGACGAAAATGATACATTGGTGATGTCATTAGCACAAAAACCTATTCATGGTAAGTGTTTTGGTGATGAATCGGGTGAACCCGCATGGAAAAACAAACCTACGTGGTACCAAATTTCCGATAATGATCACGTGATTCCTCCGGAAACTCAAAAAGAAATGGCGGAGCGAATGCAACCTAAAAAAATCATCCATTTAAGCGCCAGTCATGCCTCATTAGCATCTCATCCCAAAGGTGTTCTGGACTTGATTGTTGAGGCAGCTAGTTCGTTTGAAAAATAGTGTTGATGAACGAACCATTTGATCAGAACTGAAGGTATTCATAAAAACCGACACAATGTTGCCGGTTTTTTTATGAATCATCATGCAACATCCGTTAAATCACTATGTCTATTAATCCGATAACACATTTACTACTATCTGATTATGAAAAAGATACTACTGATTTTACTAACTAGTTTCTTCTCACAAGTAACTCCTTCAGCAGCCTGTACTATTTTTATTGCTTGTAATAAGCAGAGTGTTTTGGTGGGCAACAATGAAGATTATACACCAACGGTTCAAACGTTCTTATGGGTAAGACCACAGCAACAGAATACCAATGGGTATGTTTTTTGGGGATTCGAAGAACAATATCCCGAAGGAGGAATGAATGATAAAGGCTTGTTTTATGATGTAGCTGTATTACCACAAAAAGCGGAGCTGATTAAAGATCCGAAAAAAGCGGATTTCGAAGGTTACATTGTCGAGAAAGTATTAAGAGAATGTAGTACGGTTGAAGATGTTATAAAGCTTGTTAGCAAGTATAATCTTACCTGGTATGAAAAGGCTCAGATTTTGGTAGCTGACAAATTTGGCGATTATGCGATTATCAATGCGAGTTATATTATCCGTCCAACCGATAAAAAATTTACCCTTACCAATTATAACTTAGCTAATCCTGCAAATAAAGATTTTAAATGTTGGAGAAGAAACACCGCTAATCAGTTATTGAACAATAATCCGTGCACCGTTGATCTTTTTACCAAGATTCTTGAAAATACCGCCCAGCACGAAACTGATAACGCTACGCTTTATTCACAGATATGTGATTTGAGGTCTAATACGATCTATTTATATCAACGAGGTAATTTTTCACAGGTTAAGAAAATAGATCTGCCCGAACTATTAAAAGCAGGTAAACAAGTTATTGAGATCAACGATTTATTTCCAAAGCGTATTACTGACGAACTGATCACGATCTATAAAAAGGATGGAATCACTAAAACAATTGAATTCTATCAAGGAAAGCGACGTGCTGACATAGGATATACCTTTACTGAAAACGACATTGAACAATTGGGATATCAACTGCTCGACAGCAATAAAGTAGCTGATGCTATTTCATTGCTAACAGTAAACTTACAGTACTATCCAAATTCAGAAAAAGCAAATGCAGCATTGGCCAATGCATACCTGAAAGATGGTAATAAAGTTGAAGCTAATAAATGCTACAAAAAAGCGTTGGACATAAATCCAGCAAGTTTTTACCCTGGCCTTTTTGGGCAGTCAGATAGTATCACGTTTCGCATAAAAGGTATGCAAGGGGCTGATAAAATAGCTTTGGTAGGAACATTCAATAACTATGATCCGAAGGCAAATTTGTTCACACGAACAAAGGATGGCTGGAGCTGCACCATTAAAATTCCACCTGGAGAATATGCTTATAAATTTAACATTGATGACACTTTTTGGATTCAGGACCCTGCAAATCAGTTACACGTAAAACCAACAGAATGGTGGGATTCTTATTTGAAGGTGGAGTAATTCTATTTTTCTTTCGGATTTTAATATCTTGAGTAATTACTATCTATTTTAAAATTCGCACATGAAAAGTGAAAAAAGCCTACTAACACAAGACTTAATTTTGGAAGCTGAAAACCGATTAATTGAATCAATGAAAAGCAGTAATGTAGATCAACTAGATCAGTTGTTACATGATGATTTAGTATTTATCACACCTGACGGACAAACATTGACTAAAAGTATGGACCTTGAAGCACATCGGTCGGGTTCAATGGTTATTGATAAGTTTGTTCCCTCCATCGAATCAATAAAGTTATTTGGAGACACAGCCGCAGTAGCCCTATTGGTTAATGCTTCTGGAGAAATGTTAGGTCAACCAATTTCAGGAACGTTTAGATACCTGAGGGTTTGGAAACAATTCGACGACTCATTAAAAGTTATTGGAGGTTGCTGCGCCATCGTGGCATAAATACGCCGGATCAAATTTGTCCGAGGTAAACTTCGGTACTATATTGAAATTTCACTTCACCATTTTGCTGGTATTGATTAAAGATAGTTTTTAGCTCGTTAATAAATACCTTTCCCTCGTGCGTATCAGGTAATGGAACATAGGAAGAAGAACTTGCTCGTCCGATCAAACCGGATTCATCAAAAAACTGATAATTGGGAAATGTTACTTTGGTATAGTTACCGTCTCTGAAAAAGGAAGAAAAATCAGTATGATCAAGCTTGCGATGATTTATCTCCTTATAATCGGTACTTTTTTGTTGAAGCAGCACATCATAGGCCATAGAAAACGCATCAGCTTCTGCTATTCGCTTATTCCACAGAAGCGCAACAAAGCTGTCTGGCTTTAATATACGTTGAAATTCTTTTTTAGTCTCAGCCGTATTAAACCAATGAAAAGCTTGCGCTGAAACAATCAGATCAACGGAATGATCGGGGAGGGTTGTCTCATCAGCAGGCGCCGAAACTGACACCATATTTGGGTATTCTTTGAGCATCTCTTCCGCAGCCAAACGCATCGGTTCATTAGGTTCAACAGCAAAAACCTCGCAACCAAGATCCAATAAATGTTTGGTGAAAATTCCGGTTCCGGACCCAATGTCTGCAACTCGATAGGTGGCAGATAAGCCAGTTTGTTTTTTTAAAAATTCGATTACCTGTGGAGGATAATCAGGGCGATACTTTACATAATCCAGCACCTTGTTTGAAAAACGCTTTGTGGAGTTGTTGATCATAGTGCAAATATAAATGAATCCGCGTTAGTTATTTTTTGTCAGGAAAAATCAAAAAGCGATAGTTGATATAAAATCATTAATTTACTATACTACAATTGTTTATAAACTATATAGCTACAAAAACGTTAAACATGCTGCCCATTATAGAAAAAGATGAAACCATCGATTCGATATTAAATGTATATAAAACAGACCTTGGACATTATTATGAGCCTTATAAGAATCATGTTTACAGGGTATTTAATTTTGCTGTCAGTTCTATTAATTCCAAAGAAGACCTGCAAAAATTAGCCATTGCCGCCGCATTTCACGATATCGGTATCTGGACAAATTCAACGTTTGATTATTTACAGCCCTCTATCAAATTAGCAAGAAATTATTGTCTAACTAATGAATTAACCCCGGAAACGACAGCTGAAATTGAATTGATGATAGATGATCACCATAAATTAAACAAGGTAACCACATCCGCACTTGCAGAGTTATTCAGACAGGCTGACTTAGTTGATCTTAGTTTAGGGTTGATCGGAAATGGGCACGAAAAAGAATATATTAAAGCCGTCAGAAATAAATTTGAAAACAAGGGCTTCCATTGGTTCCTGGTGAAGGCCTTTCTTAAAAATTTGGTAAAAAATCCCTTGAATCCATTGCCGGTAGTTAAGTTCTGAAAAGGTATAGGTTTATATAATTTACAATAGAATATTAATAATTCCCTTAATTAATTATTAATATTCTAATTATAACCATAAGTAAATCTTCAATTTATATTTGGATTCTATTTTTTGTTTTTGATTTTTTGTTCCGGCAAATAAGCCAAAGAAAAGCAAGAATGTTGTCTGCAATTTTTGAAAAACACCTTCCGTATTATACCTACCATTCAAAATGATTATTCATTAGTAAAATAAGGTAAACAAAGGTTTGATTTAATCACTCTCTTAATAGAAGCTTTCTGTTTTTGTTAAGAATCTAGTTGGCAGAAGCTAAACTACATGCACTTCTATGTTTTGATATGAAGCTATAAAGGTATTAGAAATATAATCATCGACTAAAATCTAAAAAGGAGGATCATGAATTACATAAACGGCGATGGGTAAGAAATTGAAACTTGTACACAAAAACAAATAGAGTTAATAAAAATTAAAGGATTGTATAATGAACATCTAATATGATTAAAAAAAATACCAAAAATCGAAGTGTACCCTTCCTTATGTCTTTATTTATTATGCTAACAATTAATGCATTTGGACAGAGAAAGGAAATTAATGTTAATTATTTTACAGGAGCACCCAATGTAACTTTACCACTGTACACAATCACGAGTGGAGATGCTGTAATACCTGTGAGTTTGAGTTATAATACCAATGGAGTAAAGCCAACAGATTTGGATGGTCCAATTGGTTTAACCTGGCAATTAAACGCAGGTGGAGAAATTTCTCGTGAACTAAGAGGTTTACCCGATGATTGCAAAAAAGATAATGCAACAACACCTAACAGCCGTTTAGGTTGGCTATATAATACTAACGGAACGAAGATAAACAGTTTTACAATCGCTAATGATAACAGTGCAGCTACCTGTCCAGATGAAACATCGGATATAACTTATGTTAATAGTAATTTTTCAGATCTTTCCGACACAGAACCGGATATTTTTCATGTAAATGCTCCAGGATTATCATGTCAAGTAGTATTTGATAATAATAAGACCATTAGAGTTAGCCCCTATCAGGATCTATCGATAGTTTATGCAACTGATGCTTCCTCTGGTTTGATCACTTCTTTCACTATCACTAATGATAAAGGGATTAAATATGAGTTTTCAGTAGTAGAGCCAACTACCATGAAAACCAGTAGTTCTAATCCAACAGGTATTACTTATTTTAAAAGAAAGTATGATCAGTTTAGTTCAGGAATAACCTTTAATAGCTCCTGGAAATTAAAGAAAATCACTGATTTAAATGGCAACTACATCTCTTTAGATTATGATTACGGAGGGGATTTACCCGGTGATTCAGAAGATAATTCTTCAACTCCAGTAATCACAATTCTGGGAGGGACCGGAGGAGCTACAACAAAGAAAATACAGTATTTGATCAATTCATCTGTGCTTTCTAAAAGAGTAGCTTACATTAATTGTAGCGATGGTATTACCCTAATACCTAAATTAACATTTTCATATACTTTATTTGAGAACACCTATACACCTTGGAGAAAACCTATATTAAACTCAGTGGCAGGTTTTGGAAAAACCTATTATTTTTCTTATGCCGATGTTGGAGGAAGGCGTTTTTTAGTTGATTTGAAGGCAACAAATGTAGCAACCGGAGACCCTGCTGCTTATCATTTTGCTTATAAATCATTAGTACGTTCAGGAGGAGGAGGGTCCTACAGTCTCTCACTTCCGGATAGTACATCTAAAGAACGAGATATTTGGGGTTACTATAACGCCAGCGGAGCAACAAATTTAACTCCTCAAATTTATGTAAATCCTTCAAATGGATCTTATGAGAGGTACAGAACCAACCAGGCTGTTAATAATCCTTCTGTGTACCCGTACTTATTAACTGGGGCATCAAGGGCTGTTAATCCATCTGTGGTAGATAATGGTTCTTTAAATAAGGTTTCTTTTCCGGATGGAGGTACAGCTTCGTTTGTATATGAATCAAATGATTATTACGATAATACTGCTGCTGCCGTTATGCAGGGTGGGGGAATTCGTATAAAGCAAGTAATTTTTTCTGACAGCGTAAATACGGCTAATAATATTGAAAGAAATTTTTCTTATATCAATCCGTCAACATTAAAATCGAGTGGTAAACCCATTTCAGTACCTGTTTACGCATTCACAACTCCTTATACGGGTACCGGAACCACACAAGATCAATGGAATTTTTCAACTGTTAGGTCTGAAGAAAACTTATCTGCAGAAGATAATACCATTATTTACAGTCATGTGAAAGAAAGCAGACAAGGAGCCGGTAGTACATTGTATGAGTTTACTAATCCGGCAACAGCTTGGGATCAGACAGCGCCCCCCGATTGGACATTGCCAATACAAAACTTCGCCAGAAGTTCCTGTGTTGCTGCCGGCTTTATGAAGAATGATATTAATACTTATCCTTTTCTTCCAAATACAAATTTTGATTTTGAAAGGGGGCTTCTAAAAAAAATCACTAATTATAACGAGACGAGTCAGATAGTTGATTTCGTTAATTATAGTTATCAACGTATAAATGCTCCGATTGTAATCACAGGTTTAAAATACGAATCAAATATTGCTGGGTTATCATATGGAAAGTATACTTCTTATGTATCTAGCGGTCAATTATTAAGCCAGGAAAGTAGAACGGTTTATGATTCGCAAACCCTATCTCAAGGTCAGGCTACTTCAATAAATTACTATTATACCGGAACATCTCATAAGTTGTTAACGCAACAACAAACTATAAATAGCGATGGAACAATTCAAAGAAGTTTCATTAAATATTTGAAAGATTATAATGTTTCTACAGGTTCGGATCCGAATGTAGTCGCGATGAGAAATCTTCAACAATTTAATGTAAATATACCTGTTGAAAGGTATTTTCAAGTCGAAAGAAGCGGAGTAAATAAGACGGTAGGAGCTGAATTGACCAAATTTAATACATTCAATGCGCAGGGAGTCCGCACCCTTAATCTTCCTTCTCAAAGTTTAAAATTTGTTTCAGGAGATGGAATTGCTTCTTTCCAACCGTCAACTGTAGCTTCCGGAGTTTTCTCAAGTGATCCTAATTATACAGTCACAGGAAATGTTCTTGCATATGATTTCTCGGGATTTCCATTAAACAGCGATGACAATAATAAAAATATTCAATCTGTTCTTACAGATCATGATAACTTTTTGCCTGTCGCAAGTATCAGTAATGCCCGCTATGATGAAATTGCCTATAATGACTTTAACAGTACTATTAAAGATTGTGGGTTTGTTAGACAGAGTGGGACTAATACATTATCTACCAATAGTAGAACTGGCCAATACGCATTATCATTGGAGGCATTAATGTCAATGATAAAAACGAACGTAGTAAAAAATAGCAGGGCAAAAAATTATATTTTCTCTGTTTGGATAAACTCCAACACTACAGGAAATATAACAGTTTCATTAACAAATACAAGCAGCCAAACTTCTACTTATACCTTACCATTTATTAACAGCACTAATACATGGAAATATTATGAGTTGAAAGTTCCATTAACAAATATGTCGGCTAGTTTTACAGCTCAGTTTCAATCTTCAGCAGCTATTTTAATTGATGATGTATTTTTTTATCCGGAAACATCAGAAATAGCCACCGTTGCTTATGACAAAACAACAAATGATAAAATTGCAGAAACCAACAGTAATGGTGTTTCTAAATACTACACTTATGATTCATTTGGACGTTTAAGATTTGTTTACGATCAGGATAAACAAATAACTTTGAAAAATACATATGTTGATGCTAACAGTTACAATTACTTTACCAAGCCTTCAATTATTCATGGAGGATCAGCTGTTGCTAATTCGTCCGTAGTATTTACAACAAGTGGTTATAATACTCCTATAAGTGATGGGTTAACCTATACCTGGAACTTTGGTGACGGATCTGCTCCGGTTTCCACTTCTTCATTGAGTTCACCCGCACATACCTATACTTTGGCAGGCTCTTATACGGTAACATTAACTGCAAATTCACCTATTTATGGATCACTTAGCAACACTTTTGTAATAACCATTACTCCTCAAACCATTATTGTTACTTATAATAATAATACAACGGGTTTGAAATATGCTCTTACAAGAGTTGAGTTTTATGAAGGTGCAACTTTAAAATATAATTTCACAGACGTACAATTAGCTACTGGTCAGCCTATTTTGCAAGGGAATTATACTGTTAAGGTTTATTTTAACAAAGTAATAGGGTTTAAGAGTATTTATGTTGATCCTTCCACTGGAGATTGGTGTTTCCCAACATCTGGCGCTGTTACAAGTCCCAATACTTCAACCATAAATTTATTAAACAGTTCTTATCTGAAGTTTAACTCTTATGCCTCAGACTGTTTACAATAAAGATGTACCTATAGAAAACCAGCAGATGAATAACATATCATATAAAATTATTACGCTGTGTACTATTCTTTTAAGCTGTTGTTTAAAGAATATTCAGGCTCAGAATAAAGGTTTTATTCAACAGGAGGTAATTAAAGTTTCCGGAATTTTGAATGACAGCCAAATATATACACTAAGTGCAGATCAAAAACAGACCTCCCGTACCTTTTATGATGGCCTGGGACGTCCGATTCAATCTCTTGCAATAAAAGCGAGTCCTTTACAAAAAGATATCATTCAAACTATCACTTATGATAATTTGGGCAGACAAACCACCAGTTATCTGCCTTATGCAGGAGGTGATGGTAAAGGAAGTTTTAATGCAAATGCCTCTACCAATCAGCTTAGCTTTTATGCCATTGGAACCACCGGGGATAAAATTGCGGATGATACCAAACCTTATTCGGCCCAGAAAATAGAAGACTCTCCACTACAACGGCTGTTACAAGCCGGCTCACCAGGAGCAGGATTTCAACCTTTAGCAGGTGATAAATATAAAAGCATTGCTTACAGAACTAACACTGCTTCAGACGTTGCTATCAGGGTATGGAAACCGGATGGAACCAGTGCAGCTGTATATGCCAATAACACGCTGTCAGTAGTTGAAGCAGCAGATGAGCAGGGCTTTAAAACAATTCAGTTTACTGATGCTTTGGGCAAAACGGTGTTAAAACGTCAATACATTAACGAAACCATAGAAGGCAAGTTGGAAACCTATCTTGATACATATTATGTTTATGATGAAGTTGGTAGAGTAAAATATACCATTCCGCCCAAAGCCGTAGTGTTAATGCGTGATGCAGCTAATTGGAATATCACAGTTACTGGTGTAGACAAACTACTGTTTAAATACGTGTATGATCCTATTGGAAGATTGGTGGAAAAAACCGTTCCCGGTGCAGGTCCTGGTTTTATTATCTATGACCCATTAAATAGGCCAGTCTTAATACAAGATGGTAATTTGCGAAATGGCAATAAATGGAATTATTTTAAATACGATGCCAATAACAGGGTGATCAGCCAGGGTATCTATGTTGATGCTACACGTATTGGCCGATCTGCTATGCAAAGTTATGTAACAGGGCTTACTGGTTACTCGACTGTTTTTTACGAAGACCGGACAGCTACTCTTACCAATAATGGCTATTATACTAATGTAGTATTTCCTAACACTGGCATTACTCCATTACTGTATAATTACTATGATGATTATGATTTTAATTATGATGCCGCTCATGCAGCCGATTACACTTGTAGAAAAACAACTACATTCAAAAATGGTGAAGTTGAGCCTTCTGAAACCAGCTATACACGTGGTTTTTTAACCGGAACCTGGCGTAAAACAGTTGGCTCCGGAGTATCGGCATGGTTAATTAGTGTGGTATTTTATGATAAAAACGGAAGGATAATTCAAACCCTGGGCAATAATCAGTTGAATCAAAGCACTACACTTAATGATTCCAAAACTGTTGCACTGGATTTTACCGGTCAAGCTAAACAGATAAAGACGGTAAAGAATATTACAAGCACTACCACAACGGTTTATACTGTTTATGGTTATGATCATGCGGGACGCACGAAATCTGTTGACCAATATCATAACGCAGATATAAACCCTATACGCATTGCTGATTATGAATACAATGAATTAGGTGCCTTAGTTGATAAAAAATTAAACAAAACAGGCAGTTCTTATCTGCAATCAGTTGATTATCGTTATAACATTAGAGGGCAGTTAACCTCAATTAATAACAGTACATTAACGTCGGATAATAATGTAACAAATGATGAAACTAATGACGTGTTTGGAATGGAGTTCTTTTACGATAAAAAAGAAAGTTCACTCACAAGTAGTCTGGCTTATTATAACGGGTTGGTTTCATCGGTTAAATGGAGAGCCATATCTCCCAATAATAATAAAGAACGGAGTTATTGGTTTACCTACGACAATATTGGTCGACTAAAGGCTGCTAACTATCAGGATCGTGCAATAGGCAGCAGTTGGACGCAGGGCGGTACCGGCACAGGAGGAGCATTTGATGAAAACAATATTTCCTATGATCACCAGGGAAATATAAAAACCTTAAGACGCAATACCATATTAGTCACTAGTCCGGGTGTTATTAAGGCTGTTGATGATTTAACTTATACGTATGATGGTAATCAATTAACTAACATTACAGATGGAGTAGGTACAGATTATACATCCTTTGGATTTAAAAATCCAACTGCAAGTGCTATTGCTTACACCTATAATGTCAACAGTGGAAACTTAGAAACGGATCCTAAAAAAGGAATAAGTATTGCTTATAATGAGCTGAATAAAACAGATAAGATCACGGTATCTGCTGCTAA from Solitalea canadensis DSM 3403 encodes:
- a CDS encoding carcinine hydrolase/isopenicillin-N N-acyltransferase family protein, which encodes MKKILLILLTSFFSQVTPSAACTIFIACNKQSVLVGNNEDYTPTVQTFLWVRPQQQNTNGYVFWGFEEQYPEGGMNDKGLFYDVAVLPQKAELIKDPKKADFEGYIVEKVLRECSTVEDVIKLVSKYNLTWYEKAQILVADKFGDYAIINASYIIRPTDKKFTLTNYNLANPANKDFKCWRRNTANQLLNNNPCTVDLFTKILENTAQHETDNATLYSQICDLRSNTIYLYQRGNFSQVKKIDLPELLKAGKQVIEINDLFPKRITDELITIYKKDGITKTIEFYQGKRRADIGYTFTENDIEQLGYQLLDSNKVADAISLLTVNLQYYPNSEKANAALANAYLKDGNKVEANKCYKKALDINPASFYPGLFGQSDSITFRIKGMQGADKIALVGTFNNYDPKANLFTRTKDGWSCTIKIPPGEYAYKFNIDDTFWIQDPANQLHVKPTEWWDSYLKVE
- a CDS encoding nuclear transport factor 2 family protein, with amino-acid sequence MKSEKSLLTQDLILEAENRLIESMKSSNVDQLDQLLHDDLVFITPDGQTLTKSMDLEAHRSGSMVIDKFVPSIESIKLFGDTAAVALLVNASGEMLGQPISGTFRYLRVWKQFDDSLKVIGGCCAIVA
- a CDS encoding DUF6443 domain-containing protein, with product MNNISYKIITLCTILLSCCLKNIQAQNKGFIQQEVIKVSGILNDSQIYTLSADQKQTSRTFYDGLGRPIQSLAIKASPLQKDIIQTITYDNLGRQTTSYLPYAGGDGKGSFNANASTNQLSFYAIGTTGDKIADDTKPYSAQKIEDSPLQRLLQAGSPGAGFQPLAGDKYKSIAYRTNTASDVAIRVWKPDGTSAAVYANNTLSVVEAADEQGFKTIQFTDALGKTVLKRQYINETIEGKLETYLDTYYVYDEVGRVKYTIPPKAVVLMRDAANWNITVTGVDKLLFKYVYDPIGRLVEKTVPGAGPGFIIYDPLNRPVLIQDGNLRNGNKWNYFKYDANNRVISQGIYVDATRIGRSAMQSYVTGLTGYSTVFYEDRTATLTNNGYYTNVVFPNTGITPLLYNYYDDYDFNYDAAHAADYTCRKTTTFKNGEVEPSETSYTRGFLTGTWRKTVGSGVSAWLISVVFYDKNGRIIQTLGNNQLNQSTTLNDSKTVALDFTGQAKQIKTVKNITSTTTTVYTVYGYDHAGRTKSVDQYHNADINPIRIADYEYNELGALVDKKLNKTGSSYLQSVDYRYNIRGQLTSINNSTLTSDNNVTNDETNDVFGMEFFYDKKESSLTSSLAYYNGLVSSVKWRAISPNNNKERSYWFTYDNIGRLKAANYQDRAIGSSWTQGGTGTGGAFDENNISYDHQGNIKTLRRNTILVTSPGVIKAVDDLTYTYDGNQLTNITDGVGTDYTSFGFKNPTASAIAYTYNVNSGNLETDPKKGISIAYNELNKTDKITVSAAKYITYTYDVTGVLIRKQMYDNSTLQKTTDYIDGFVYENSALAYFPMAEGRVRNNSGTLKYEYIIADNMGNARVSFEDNGSGAVVLTQENSYYPFGLTMPGNYTVNNPANTKLYNEGSEWQNDFNGLPELYNTFYRNYDPALDRFIAVDPKADATSSLSTYHYSGNNPILFNDPLGDRYEREKPIRTRPNYDGIDMGGMFGGGRLPGGVSHISSSNWAVQYRSPVENMALMSSSQFTSYYSGLSDLQRAQMATMITSKKGCSYKLEADDYANPYRADGNNAYGGGDGNKYYESGVGFITEYNLVPITQGQNSYQPIVAYNKTIDGSMTSLTVLNGVVESGVSLSVVSSIGKYTYSSAKLGLKTAKVLGNAGLAATAVSVGYKFATGHDNTSTIVDVGVTAVTFGAGLALGTVAAPAIAVIGVGYGIWSAAGGSDWIDENWGYRDTKTFKLK
- a CDS encoding PKD domain-containing protein, which gives rise to MLTINAFGQRKEINVNYFTGAPNVTLPLYTITSGDAVIPVSLSYNTNGVKPTDLDGPIGLTWQLNAGGEISRELRGLPDDCKKDNATTPNSRLGWLYNTNGTKINSFTIANDNSAATCPDETSDITYVNSNFSDLSDTEPDIFHVNAPGLSCQVVFDNNKTIRVSPYQDLSIVYATDASSGLITSFTITNDKGIKYEFSVVEPTTMKTSSSNPTGITYFKRKYDQFSSGITFNSSWKLKKITDLNGNYISLDYDYGGDLPGDSEDNSSTPVITILGGTGGATTKKIQYLINSSVLSKRVAYINCSDGITLIPKLTFSYTLFENTYTPWRKPILNSVAGFGKTYYFSYADVGGRRFLVDLKATNVATGDPAAYHFAYKSLVRSGGGGSYSLSLPDSTSKERDIWGYYNASGATNLTPQIYVNPSNGSYERYRTNQAVNNPSVYPYLLTGASRAVNPSVVDNGSLNKVSFPDGGTASFVYESNDYYDNTAAAVMQGGGIRIKQVIFSDSVNTANNIERNFSYINPSTLKSSGKPISVPVYAFTTPYTGTGTTQDQWNFSTVRSEENLSAEDNTIIYSHVKESRQGAGSTLYEFTNPATAWDQTAPPDWTLPIQNFARSSCVAAGFMKNDINTYPFLPNTNFDFERGLLKKITNYNETSQIVDFVNYSYQRINAPIVITGLKYESNIAGLSYGKYTSYVSSGQLLSQESRTVYDSQTLSQGQATSINYYYTGTSHKLLTQQQTINSDGTIQRSFIKYLKDYNVSTGSDPNVVAMRNLQQFNVNIPVERYFQVERSGVNKTVGAELTKFNTFNAQGVRTLNLPSQSLKFVSGDGIASFQPSTVASGVFSSDPNYTVTGNVLAYDFSGFPLNSDDNNKNIQSVLTDHDNFLPVASISNARYDEIAYNDFNSTIKDCGFVRQSGTNTLSTNSRTGQYALSLEALMSMIKTNVVKNSRAKNYIFSVWINSNTTGNITVSLTNTSSQTSTYTLPFINSTNTWKYYELKVPLTNMSASFTAQFQSSAAILIDDVFFYPETSEIATVAYDKTTNDKIAETNSNGVSKYYTYDSFGRLRFVYDQDKQITLKNTYVDANSYNYFTKPSIIHGGSAVANSSVVFTTSGYNTPISDGLTYTWNFGDGSAPVSTSSLSSPAHTYTLAGSYTVTLTANSPIYGSLSNTFVITITPQTIIVTYNNNTTGLKYALTRVEFYEGATLKYNFTDVQLATGQPILQGNYTVKVYFNKVIGFKSIYVDPSTGDWCFPTSGAVTSPNTSTINLLNSSYLKFNSYASDCLQ
- a CDS encoding alpha/beta hydrolase → MATKDLTIVLVHGAWGDGSHWQHIIPDLHKQGYKVRSVQNPLTSLEDDIQKTKDLLDAQDGEVLLVGHSYGGSVISGAGHHDKVVGLVYIAAFAPDKGESLGSIFARREQPPGGASIYPDNKGFLWIKYDEYHKSFCQDLDENDTLVMSLAQKPIHGKCFGDESGEPAWKNKPTWYQISDNDHVIPPETQKEMAERMQPKKIIHLSASHASLASHPKGVLDLIVEAASSFEK
- a CDS encoding class I SAM-dependent methyltransferase, coding for MINNSTKRFSNKVLDYVKYRPDYPPQVIEFLKKQTGLSATYRVADIGSGTGIFTKHLLDLGCEVFAVEPNEPMRLAAEEMLKEYPNMVSVSAPADETTLPDHSVDLIVSAQAFHWFNTAETKKEFQRILKPDSFVALLWNKRIAEADAFSMAYDVLLQQKSTDYKEINHRKLDHTDFSSFFRDGNYTKVTFPNYQFFDESGLIGRASSSSYVPLPDTHEGKVFINELKTIFNQYQQNGEVKFQYSTEVYLGQI